From Saccopteryx leptura isolate mSacLep1 chromosome 3, mSacLep1_pri_phased_curated, whole genome shotgun sequence, one genomic window encodes:
- the ZC3H4 gene encoding zinc finger CCCH domain-containing protein 4 isoform X3: MEAAPGTPPPPPSESPPPPSPPSTPSPPPCSPDACPATPHLLHCLPLPDDREDGELEEGELEDDGAEETQDTSGGPERSRKEKGEKHHSDSDEEKSHRRLKRKRKKEREKEKRRAKKRRKSKHKRHASSSDDFSDFSDDSDFSPSEKGHRKYREYSPPYVPSHQQYPPSHSTALPKKSYSKMDSKGYSMYEEYENEQYGEYEGDEEEDMGKEDYDDFTKELNQYRRAKEGSSWGRGAHFLNHRAGSRSRGRGYRGRGSRGGSRGRGMGRGGRGRGRGSMGDHPEDEDDFYEDEMDYGETEEPMGDEDYDDYSKELNQYRRSKDGRGRGLNRGRGRGSRGRGKGMGRGRGRGSRGGMNKGGMNDDEDFYDDDMGDGGGSYRRSDHDKPHQQADKKGKVICKYFVEGRCTWGDHCNFSHDIELPKKRELCKFYITGFCARAENCPYMHGDFPCKLYHTTGNCINGDDCMFSHDPLTEETRELLDKMLADDAEAGAEDEKEVEELKKQGINPLPKPPPGVGLLPTPPRPPGPPAPTSPNGRPMPGGPPPPPPPPPPPPGPPQMPMPVHEPLSPQQLQQQQDMYNKKIPSLFEIVVRPTGQLAEKLGVRFPGPGGPPGPMGPGPNMGPPGPMGGPMHPDMHPDMHPDMHPDMHPDMHPDMPMGPGMNPGPPMGPGGPPMMPYGPGDSPHSGMMPPIPPAQNFYENFYQQQEGMEMEPGLMGDAEDYGHYEELPGEPGGPLFPEHPLEPDSFSEGGPPGRPKPGTGVPDFLPSAQRALYLRIQQKQQEEEERARRLAESSKQDRENEEGDTGNWYSSDEDEGGSSVTSILKTLRQQTSSRPPVSIGELSSSGLGDPRLQKGHPTGGRLADPRLSRDPRLTRHAEASSGASSGDMGPSDPRLARSLPAPKPEGSLHSSPAGPSSSKGSGPPPAEEEEGERALREKAVNIPLDLLPGHLLRDPRSQLQQFSHIKKDVTLSKPSFARTVLWNPEDLIPLPIPKQDIVPPVPAALQSMPTLDPRLHRAAAAGPPNPRQRSGTSTDPGSSSSNLPDFELLSRILKTVNATGPSAASGTSDKPSDPRVRKAPADPRLQKPADSAASSRTAKPGSAEAPSSAASSSGESSPPATAPYDPRVLAAGGLGQGSGSGQSSVLSGISLYDPRTPNAGGKAAEPAAEMAAPPKVPEGNGKSLAAKAKEPPFVRKSALEQPEAGKSGADGSSATATATDRYNSYNRPRPKAAAAPAPAAGAPPPEGTPPQPGVHNLPVPTLFGTVKQAPKTGSGSPFAGNSPAREGEQDAGSLKDVFKGFDPTASPFCQ, encoded by the exons GGAAGATGGTGAGTTGGAAGAAGGTGAACTGGAAGATGATGGGGCGGAGGAGACCCAGGACACCTCTGGAGGGCCTGAGAGGAGCcggaaggaaaagggggagaagcaccATAGCGATTCAGACGAGGAGAAGTCCCATAGGAGGCTGAAGCGGAAGCGGAAGAAAGAacgggagaaagagaagaggagagcaaaaaagaggaggaaatctAAGCACAAG CGCCATGCGTCTTCCAGTGACGACTTCTCCGACTTCTCTGACGACTCGGATTTCAGCCCCAGTGAGAAGGGGCACCGCAAGTACAGAGAGTACAGCCCCCCGTATGTGCCG TCCCACCAGCAGTACCCACCGTCGCACAGCACAGCTCTGCCCAAGAAGTCCTACTCCAAGATGGACAGCAAAGGCTACAGCATGTACGAAGAGTATGAGAATGAGCAGTATGGAGAGTATGAGGGCGATGAGGAGGAGGACATGGGCAAGGAGGACTATGATGACTTCACCAAAGAGCTGAACCAGTACCGGCGCGCCAAGGAGGGCAGCAGCTGGGGCCGAG GCGCTCATTTTCTGAATCACCGTGCAGGCAGCCGAAGCCGTGGCCGGGGATACCGGGGCCGAGGAAGCCGCGGAGGGTCTCGAGGCCGAGGTATGGGCCGGGGCGGCCGAGGCaggggcagaggctccatgggagACCACCCAGAGGACGAAGATGACTTCTATGAGGACGAGATGGAT TATGGAGAAACTGAGGAGCCAATGGGAGATGAGGATTATGACGACTATTCCAAGGAACTGAATCAGTACCGCCGGTCCAAGGATGGTAGAGGACGAG GGTTAAATCGAGGCCGTGGCCGGGGTTCCCGAGGACGAGGCAAAGGGATGGGCCGGGGTCGTGGTCGAGGCAGCCGAGGAGGAATGAACAAGGGTGGAATGAACGATGACGAAGATTTCTATGATGATGATATGGGC GATGGCGGTGGGAGCTACCGGAGGAGTGACCACGACAAGCCCCACCAGCAGGCTGACAAGAAAGGCAAAGTCATCTGCAAATACTTTGTGGAGGGCCGTTGCACATGG GGAGACCACTGTAATTTTAGCCACGACATCGAGCTACCAAAGAAGCGAGAACTGTGCAAGTTTTACATCACTGGATTTTGTGCCAGAGCTGAGAACTGCCCTTATATGCATG GTGATTTTCCATGTAAGTTATACCACACAACTGGGAACTGCATCAATGGTGATGACTGCATGTTCTCCCACGACCCTCTGACCGAGGAGACAAGAGAGCTCTTGGATAAG ATGTTGGCGGATGACGCAGAAGCAGGCGCGGAGGATGAGAAGGAAGTTGAGGAACTGAAGAAGCAGGGCATCAACCCCCTGCCCAAACCACCCCCTGGTGTGGgcctcctgcccaccccacctcGGCCCCCTGGCCCGCCTGCGCCGACCTCTCCAAACGGCAGGCCTATGCCCggcggccccccacccccaccaccacctccgccTCCGCCCCCTGGACCCCCACAGATGCCCATGCCAGTGCACGAGCCACTGTCtccacagcagctgcagcagcagcaggacaTGTACAACAAGAAGATCCCCTCCCTGTTTGAGATCGTGGTCCGGCCCACAGGGCAGCTGGCTGAGAAGCTGGGTGTGAG GTTCCCTGGACCTGGAGGACCTCCAGGGCCTATGGGCCCTGGGCCCAATATGGGACCCCCGGGGCCAATGGGAGGTCCGATGCATCCTGACATGCACCCGGACATGCACCCCGACATGCACCCGGACATGCACCCGGACATGCACCCCGATATGCCGATGGGCCCTGGCATGAACCCTGGCCCGCCCATGGGACCTGGCGGCCCCCCAATGATGCCCTATGGTCCTGGAGACTCCCCACATTCTGGAATGATGCCCCCCATCCCACCAGCTCAGAACTTCTATGAAAACTTTTACCAGCAGCAGGAGGGCATGGAGATGGAGCCGGGACTCATGGGGGACGCAG AGGACTACGGGCACTACGAAGAGCTGCCAGGGGAGCCTGGGGGGCCCCTCTTCCCCGAGCACCCTCTGGAGCCCGACAGCTTCTCTGAGGGAGGGCCCCCAGGCCGGCCGAAGCCGGGCACCGGTGTCCCCGACTTCCTGCCCTCAGCCCAGAGGGCCCTGTACCTGAGGATCCAGCagaagcagcaggaggaggaggagagagcgaGGAGGCTGGCTGAGAGCAGCAAGCAGGACCGGGAGAATGAGGAAG GTGACACTGGAAACTGGTACTCAAGTGACGAGGATGAGGGTGGGAGCAGCGTCACCTCCATTCTGAAGACCCTGAGGCAGCAGACGTCCAGCCGACCCCCGGTATCCATCGGGGAGCTGAGCAGCAGTGGGCTGGGGGATCCCCGCCTCCAGAAGGGCCATCCCACAGGAGGCCGGCTGGCTGACCCCCGCCTCAGCCGGGACCCCAGACTCACCCGCCACGCTGAGGCTTCCAGCGGGGCAAGCTCAGGTGACATGGGGCCCTCTGACCCTCGGCTCGCTCGCTCCTTGCCGGCCCCCAAGCCCGAAGGCAGCCTTCATTCCAGCCCCGCTGGCCCCAGCAGCTCCAAGGGGTCTGGCCCACCCCCTGccgaagaggaggaaggggagcgaGCCCTGCGGGAGAAGGCTGTGAACATCCCCCTAGACCTCCTCCCTGGGCACCTGCTGCGGGACCCACGGTCACAGCTGCAGCAGTTCAGCCACATCAAGAAGGATGTGACCCTGAGCAAGCCGAGCTTCGCCCGCACTGTGCTTTGGAACCCCGAGGACCTGATCCCCCTGCCCATCCCCAAGCAGGACATTGTGCCCCCTGTTCCCGCAGCCCTGCAGTCTATGCCTACCCTGGACCCCAGGCTGCATCGGGCCGCCGCGGCAGGGCCCCCCAACCCCCGGCAGCGCTCTGGCACCTCTACGGACCCCGGCTCTTCCAGCTCCAACCTGCCTGACTTTGAGCTCCTCTCTCGTATCCTCAAGACTGTCAATGCCACAGGCCCCTCTGCTGCCTCTGGCACTAGCGACAAGCCCAGTGACCCCCGGGTGCGGAAGGCCCCCGCTGACCCTCGGCTGCAGAAACCAGCAGACTCCGCCGCCTCCTCCCGTACTGCCAAGCCTGGCTCTGCTGAAGCGCCCTCTTCAGCTGCCAGCTCCAGTGGGGAGTCCTCGCCCCCAGCCACCGCCCCCTACGACCCCCGAGTGCTGGCGGCCGGCGGGCTGGGCCAGGGCAGCGGGAGCGGGCAGAGCAGTGtgctgagtggcatcagcctgtaCGACCCCAGGACTCCCAACGCGGGCGGTAAAGCGGCAGAGCCCGCTGCGGAAATGGCTGCCCCGCCTAAGGTCCCCGAGGGCAATGGCAAGAGCTTGGCTGCCAAGGCCAAGGAGCCCCCATTTGTCCGCAAGTCCGCCCTGGAACAGCCTGAAGCTGGGAAGTCGGGTGCGGATGGGAGCTCGGCCACGGCCACGGCCACGGACAGATACAACAGCTACAACCGGCCTCGGCCCAAGGCAGCTGCAGCCCCGGCCCCTGCCGCGGGTGCCCCACCACCAGAGGGCACCCCGCCCCAGCCCGGCGTGCACAACTTGCCAGTGCCCACCCTCTTTGGGACCGTGAAACAGGCGCCTAAGACGGGCTCCGGAAGCCCGTTTGCTGGCAACAGCCCAGCCCGCGAGGGCGAGCAGGACGCAGGGTCACTGAAAGATGTTTTTAAAGGCTTTGACCCCACCGCGTCCCCCTTTTGCCAGTAG